One genomic segment of Colias croceus chromosome 16, ilColCroc2.1 includes these proteins:
- the LOC123698618 gene encoding uncharacterized protein LOC123698618 → MLANFKYLKDEIQVIINLSTNKKKMYLNINEIYAKLGDQLSCSFAICHIFTGNDYNPAFFRKGKKRPFSIFKKNKNFQEAFIQLLRSDHTVLTTSNEIVRIIEEYVCRVYSLKTKNDINRGRYELFEKGYRSKGGSEKVLKKNIIGYDPSSLPPTKQELLQQIKRTVFISNVWCNAHMRCPTDKVPENYGWTIIDGKYEYYWFDGPQSPSFEELSSQLQDLDTTEDQNEEDTDEDEESDASSEDECFSDESDEN, encoded by the exons ATGTTGGCTAATTTCAAGTATTTAAAAGATGAAatacaagtaataattaatttaagcacaaataaaaaaaaaatgtacctgaacataaatgaaatttatgcCAAGCTTGGAGATCAATTATCGTGTTCATTTGCTATATGCCATATTTTTACAGGAAATGATTACAATCCCGCTTTTTTCCGTAAAGGAAAAAAAAGACCTTTcagtatttttaagaaaaataaaaattttcaagaGGCTTTTATTCAACTCCTACGAAGTGATCATACAGTATTAACAACGTCAAATGAAATAGTTCGAATTATTGAAGAGTATGTATGTAGAGTGTACTcattaaaaaccaaaaatgATATCAACAGAGGACGGTATGAACTATTTGAAAAAGGCTATAGATCAAAAGGTGGAAgtgaaaaagtattaaaaaaaaatattataggatatgATCCTTCCAGTTTGCCACCAACAAAACAAGAATTGTTGCAACAAATTAAAAGAACGGTATTCATCAGCAATGTATGGTGTAATGCACACATGCGGTGCCCCACAGATAAAGTACCTGAAAATTATGGATGGACAATAATTGATGGTAAATACGAGTATTATTGGTTTGATGGTCCTCAAAGCCCATCCTTTGAAGAATTATCTTCTCAATTGCAAG ATTTAGATACCACGGAAGATCAGAATGAAGAAGATACTGATGAAGATGAGGAGAGTGATGCCAGTAGTGAGGATGAATGTTTTTCTGATGAGTcagatgaaaattaa